The following are encoded together in the Halomonas halophila genome:
- a CDS encoding NfeD family protein, with protein MSRSSLPHRVLFWFSLACLLMGGLAAWHAAAQQQRDTALVMTLDGAIGPATGDYFVRGLDIAAEREARLVVVQLDTPGGLDASMRDMISAMLSSEIPVVFYVSPGGARAASAGTYLLYASHVAAMAPATHLGSATPVQIGGGGGLPGIGEPEAPDDADAQDAEPTSGGKAKSAAATASSTEGDEAVETSAGAGDDTAADDEEAVPKRRGETAMERKVLEDAVAYIRSLADRHGRNADWAEDAVREAVNLTAREALERNVIDVLATDLDDLLAQIDGREVVMEDGSITLRTADLAVERFDPDWRTRLLEVITNPNVAYFLMIIGFYGLIFELSNPGSLVPGTIGIICLLLALFAFQVLPVNYAGLALILVGLGLIVGEALMPSFGILGIGGIVAFVIGSVMLMDADTLNISLPLIGGIALVAAGLMLWVLTRFLGLRRRPPRTGQEELVGLEAEALEDFQGEGHVRLHGERWNARSEQALRRGQTVRVIAIDGLTVEVVPREASS; from the coding sequence ATGTCCCGGTCGTCCCTGCCGCATCGCGTGCTGTTCTGGTTCAGCCTGGCCTGCCTGCTGATGGGCGGGCTCGCCGCCTGGCACGCCGCGGCGCAGCAGCAGCGCGACACGGCGCTGGTGATGACGCTCGACGGCGCCATCGGCCCGGCCACTGGCGACTACTTCGTGCGCGGCCTGGACATCGCCGCCGAGCGCGAGGCGCGGCTGGTGGTGGTGCAGCTGGACACCCCCGGGGGGCTCGACGCCTCCATGCGCGACATGATCTCGGCGATGCTGTCCTCGGAGATTCCCGTGGTGTTCTACGTCTCGCCCGGCGGCGCCCGGGCGGCCAGCGCCGGCACCTACCTGCTCTATGCCAGCCACGTGGCGGCCATGGCGCCGGCCACCCATCTCGGCTCGGCCACGCCGGTGCAGATCGGCGGCGGGGGCGGGCTGCCCGGCATCGGCGAGCCGGAAGCGCCGGACGACGCCGATGCGCAGGATGCGGAGCCCACGTCCGGCGGCAAGGCGAAGTCGGCCGCCGCGACGGCGTCGTCGACCGAGGGCGACGAGGCAGTCGAGACCTCGGCCGGGGCGGGCGACGACACGGCGGCGGACGATGAGGAGGCCGTGCCCAAGCGCCGCGGCGAGACCGCCATGGAGCGCAAGGTGCTGGAGGACGCCGTGGCCTATATCCGCTCGCTGGCCGATCGCCACGGCCGCAACGCCGACTGGGCCGAGGACGCGGTGCGCGAGGCGGTCAATCTCACCGCCCGGGAGGCGCTGGAGCGGAACGTCATCGACGTGCTGGCCACGGACCTCGACGACCTCCTGGCCCAGATCGACGGCCGCGAGGTGGTGATGGAGGACGGCAGCATCACCCTTCGGACCGCCGACCTCGCCGTGGAGCGTTTCGATCCCGACTGGCGCACCCGGCTGCTGGAGGTGATCACCAACCCCAATGTGGCCTACTTCCTGATGATCATCGGCTTCTACGGCCTGATCTTCGAGCTCTCCAATCCCGGCAGCCTGGTGCCGGGGACCATCGGCATCATCTGCCTGCTGCTGGCGCTGTTTGCCTTCCAGGTGCTACCCGTTAACTATGCCGGCCTGGCGCTGATCCTGGTGGGGCTGGGGCTGATCGTCGGCGAGGCGCTGATGCCCAGCTTCGGCATCCTGGGCATCGGCGGCATCGTGGCCTTCGTGATCGGATCGGTGATGCTCATGGACGCGGATACCCTGAATATTTCCCTGCCGCTGATCGGCGGCATCGCCCTGGTGGCGGCGGGCCTGATGCTGTGGGTGCTGACCCGCTTCCTGGGCCTGCGCCGGCGCCCCCCGCGCACCGGTCAGGAGGAGCTGGTGGGCCTCGAGGCCGAGGCGCTGGAAGACTTCCAGGGCGAGGGTCACGTGCGCCTGCACGGCGAACGCTGGAACGCCCGCAGCGAGCAGGCGCTGCGCCGCGGACAGACGGTGCGGGTGATCGCCATCGACGGCCTCACAGTCGAGGTGGTGCCCCGCGAGGCATCGTCCTGA
- a CDS encoding slipin family protein, with translation MLISYLVPLVLLLMLIAASIRILPEYKRGVVFFLGRFQAVKGPGLFIIIPGIQKMEVVDLRVITMDVPEQDVISQDNVTVKVNAVLYFRVVDPEKAIIQVEHFVSATSQLAQTTLRSVLGKHDLDEMLSERDRLNDDIQEIIDASAESWGIKVANVEIKHVDLDDSMIRAIARQAEAERERRAKVIHAEGELQASQKLLEAANVMSGNPTSLQLRYLQTMSDMSNKNASTIVVPLPIDLVEAFKSMTGAGAGGNDKGNP, from the coding sequence ATGCTGATTTCCTATCTCGTGCCGCTGGTCCTGCTGCTGATGCTGATCGCGGCCTCGATCCGCATCCTGCCGGAGTACAAGCGTGGCGTGGTGTTCTTCCTGGGGCGCTTCCAGGCGGTGAAGGGCCCGGGCCTGTTCATCATCATCCCGGGCATCCAGAAGATGGAAGTGGTCGACCTGCGGGTGATCACCATGGACGTGCCCGAGCAGGACGTGATCTCACAGGACAACGTCACGGTGAAGGTCAACGCGGTGCTCTACTTCCGGGTGGTCGACCCGGAGAAGGCGATCATCCAGGTCGAGCACTTCGTCAGCGCCACCAGCCAGCTGGCCCAGACCACGCTGCGTTCGGTGCTCGGCAAGCATGACCTCGACGAGATGCTGTCCGAGCGCGACCGGCTCAACGACGACATCCAGGAGATCATCGACGCCTCGGCGGAGAGCTGGGGCATCAAGGTGGCCAACGTGGAGATCAAGCACGTCGACCTGGACGACAGCATGATCCGCGCCATCGCCCGCCAGGCCGAGGCGGAGCGTGAGCGGCGCGCCAAGGTGATCCACGCCGAGGGCGAGCTGCAGGCCTCGCAGAAGCTGCTCGAGGCCGCCAACGTCATGTCCGGCAACCCGACGTCGCTGCAGCTTCGCTACCTGCAGACCATGAGCGACATGAGCAACAAGAACGCCTCGACCATCGTGGTGCCGCTGCCCATCGACCTGGTGGAGGCCTTCAAGTCGATGACCGGCGCCGGCGCTGGCGGCAACGACAAGGGGAATCCGTGA
- a CDS encoding ATP-binding cassette domain-containing protein — translation MPAPNPLILDDVVITRNGRPLVAVDARIAPGEVLTLMGPSGVGKSTLLAQVAGFLAPAFTATGRVRLGDDDLTDAPPERRRLGLLFQDPLLFPHLSVGGNLAFGLPAGGKRAERRRRVDEALTDIGLSGFAERDPETLSGGQRARVALMRVLLAEPRAMLLDEPFSRLDAARRDEMRRLVFARVRARGLPTLMVTHDREDAEAAGGRVIELTARGTRLETWRANATDDEETT, via the coding sequence ATGCCCGCGCCGAACCCGCTGATCCTCGACGACGTCGTCATCACACGCAACGGCCGCCCGCTGGTGGCCGTGGACGCCCGCATTGCCCCCGGCGAGGTGCTGACCCTGATGGGCCCCTCGGGCGTCGGCAAGTCGACCCTGCTGGCCCAGGTCGCCGGCTTCCTGGCCCCGGCCTTCACGGCCACCGGGCGGGTCCGGCTGGGCGACGACGACCTGACGGACGCGCCGCCGGAGCGGCGCCGGCTGGGGCTGCTGTTCCAGGACCCGCTGCTGTTCCCCCACCTGAGCGTGGGCGGCAACCTGGCCTTCGGCCTGCCCGCCGGCGGCAAGCGGGCCGAACGCCGCCGGCGGGTGGACGAGGCGCTGACCGATATCGGGCTGTCCGGCTTCGCCGAGCGCGACCCGGAGACGCTGTCCGGCGGCCAGCGCGCCCGGGTGGCGCTGATGCGGGTGCTGCTGGCCGAGCCGCGGGCGATGCTGCTCGACGAGCCCTTCTCGCGGCTCGACGCGGCGCGACGCGACGAGATGCGCCGGCTGGTGTTCGCCCGCGTTCGCGCGCGGGGCCTGCCGACCCTGATGGTGACCCACGACCGGGAAGACGCCGAGGCGGCCGGCGGACGCGTGATCGAGCTCACGGCCCGGGGCACCAGGCTGGAGACATGGCGAGCGAACGCCACGGACGACGAGGAGACGACGTGA
- a CDS encoding zf-HC2 domain-containing protein — protein MMKCKQATRLMSLKQDRPLTRRERLSLRLHLTMCGACRACERQFSLLHRAGERYRPDDEDEPSPRG, from the coding sequence ATGATGAAGTGCAAACAGGCCACGCGCCTGATGTCGCTCAAGCAGGACCGGCCGCTCACCCGGCGCGAGCGGCTGTCGCTGCGCCTGCATCTGACGATGTGCGGCGCCTGCCGGGCCTGCGAGCGCCAGTTCTCGCTGCTGCACCGGGCCGGCGAACGCTACCGGCCCGACGATGAGGACGAGCCCTCTCCTCGCGGCTGA
- a CDS encoding haloacid dehalogenase type II produces the protein MATLLAFDVYGTLIDTHGVVTELEERLDDPSRAAEFSRRWRDKQLEYSFRRGLMGAYVDFARCTREALEYTDRALQTRLFEADKDHLMGSYGQLPAFPEAEQALARLAKAGVSCVAFSNGSQEAVTRLLSAAGLRDRFEEIVSVDEVKRFKPDPAVYFHLRQRLEAEPADTWLVSSNPFDVIGARHAGLHAAWVRRNPEAPFDPWGIEPDITVADLEALADYLVPAS, from the coding sequence ATGGCGACGCTACTGGCCTTCGATGTCTACGGCACCCTGATCGACACCCACGGGGTGGTCACCGAACTGGAGGAACGCCTCGACGATCCGTCGCGGGCGGCCGAGTTCTCGCGCCGCTGGCGCGACAAGCAGCTCGAGTACAGCTTCCGCCGCGGGCTGATGGGCGCCTATGTGGACTTCGCCCGCTGCACCCGCGAGGCGCTGGAGTACACCGACCGCGCGCTCCAGACCCGGCTCTTCGAGGCCGACAAGGATCATCTGATGGGCAGCTACGGCCAGTTGCCGGCCTTTCCCGAGGCCGAGCAGGCGCTGGCACGGCTGGCCAAGGCCGGCGTCAGCTGCGTGGCCTTCTCCAACGGCAGCCAGGAGGCGGTGACCCGGCTGCTCTCCGCGGCCGGGCTGCGCGACCGCTTCGAGGAGATCGTCAGCGTCGACGAGGTGAAGCGCTTCAAGCCCGACCCGGCGGTGTACTTCCACCTTCGCCAGCGCCTCGAGGCCGAGCCGGCCGACACCTGGCTGGTCTCCAGCAACCCCTTCGACGTGATCGGTGCGCGCCATGCCGGCCTCCATGCGGCCTGGGTGCGGCGCAATCCGGAGGCACCGTTCGACCCCTGGGGCATCGAGCCCGACATCACCGTGGCCGACCTGGAGGCGCTGGCCGACTATCTGGTGCCTGCGTCGTGA
- a CDS encoding sigma-70 family RNA polymerase sigma factor, whose translation MIEHSDSPRPGADRRRRLAAVRPRLVSFALMHLRDRTQAEDAVQEALAAALEKDDSFGERSGYETWVFGILKHKILDAMRVQKRQGRWTPLEDDDTDDAIERQFHRDGHWNPEARPRGWGEPEAAFESEHFWRVFDACMIGLPDNLARVFSLRELMGLSTDDICQTVGIKENNCWVMLHRARLRLRACIERGWLEEDTP comes from the coding sequence GTGATCGAGCATTCCGATAGCCCACGCCCCGGCGCGGATCGCCGGCGCCGCCTGGCCGCGGTGCGCCCGCGACTGGTGTCCTTCGCGCTGATGCACCTGCGCGACCGCACCCAGGCCGAGGACGCCGTCCAGGAAGCCCTGGCCGCGGCGCTGGAGAAGGACGACAGCTTCGGCGAGCGATCCGGCTACGAGACCTGGGTGTTCGGCATCCTCAAGCACAAGATCCTCGATGCCATGCGCGTCCAGAAGCGCCAGGGGCGCTGGACACCGCTGGAGGACGACGACACCGACGACGCCATCGAACGCCAGTTCCACCGCGACGGGCACTGGAACCCCGAGGCCCGGCCACGCGGCTGGGGCGAGCCGGAGGCGGCCTTCGAGAGCGAGCATTTCTGGCGGGTCTTCGACGCCTGCATGATCGGCCTGCCCGACAACCTGGCCCGGGTGTTCTCGCTGCGCGAGCTGATGGGGCTGTCCACCGACGACATCTGCCAGACGGTGGGCATCAAGGAAAACAACTGCTGGGTGATGCTGCACCGCGCCCGCCTGCGCCTGCGGGCCTGCATCGAGCGCGGCTGGCTTGAGGAGGATACCCCATGA
- a CDS encoding ABC transporter substrate-binding protein, with amino-acid sequence MPSRRSPTRSLPFLPLLLGAALSFADVLTAPPARAQDAPSAERWAAIEAEARGQTVYWNAWGGDATINRYIDWVAERVDERFDVEVVHVKVDDAAAAVSRVIAEKSAGNVDDGAIDLVWINGENFAAMKRHELLYGPFASLLPNFELTTPAANPEVVTDFTLPTEGYESPWGKAQLTFYVDAERVQAPPGSMAALLDWARAHPGRFTYPLVPDFLGTTFLKQGLIALTEDPSVLAEPASAHDVAAVTAPLWDFLDALHPHLWREGRDFPSGGPELKRLMGDGELSLAFTFNPSEPAAAVAAHRLPPSTRSYVLDGGTLGNVHFVAIPFNAAHKAGAMVLANFLLSPEAQARKQDIAVWGDPTVLDMDALTPEQRAAFDVDDASPARLPPEALGRLLPEPHPSWMEALEAGWLARYGDG; translated from the coding sequence ATGCCCTCACGCCGCTCGCCGACACGCTCGCTCCCTTTCCTGCCGCTGCTGCTGGGCGCGGCCCTGTCGTTCGCCGACGTGCTGACCGCTCCTCCGGCCCGAGCCCAGGACGCGCCGTCGGCCGAGCGCTGGGCCGCTATCGAGGCCGAGGCCCGGGGACAGACCGTGTACTGGAACGCCTGGGGCGGCGACGCCACCATCAATCGCTATATCGACTGGGTCGCCGAGCGGGTGGACGAGCGCTTCGACGTGGAGGTGGTGCACGTCAAGGTCGATGACGCCGCCGCCGCGGTATCGCGGGTGATCGCCGAGAAGTCGGCCGGCAACGTCGACGACGGCGCCATCGACCTGGTGTGGATCAACGGCGAGAACTTCGCCGCCATGAAGCGCCACGAGCTGCTCTACGGCCCCTTCGCCTCGTTGCTGCCGAACTTCGAACTGACCACCCCGGCGGCCAACCCCGAGGTCGTCACCGACTTCACCCTGCCCACCGAGGGGTATGAGTCGCCTTGGGGCAAGGCCCAGCTGACCTTCTACGTCGACGCCGAGCGCGTCCAGGCGCCGCCCGGCAGCATGGCCGCGCTGCTCGACTGGGCCCGTGCCCATCCCGGGCGCTTCACCTACCCGCTGGTGCCGGACTTCCTCGGCACCACCTTCCTCAAGCAGGGGCTGATCGCGCTGACCGAGGACCCGAGCGTGCTGGCCGAGCCGGCCTCGGCCCACGACGTGGCCGCGGTGACCGCCCCGCTGTGGGACTTTCTCGACGCCCTGCACCCGCACCTGTGGCGCGAGGGCCGCGACTTCCCCAGCGGCGGCCCCGAACTCAAGCGGCTGATGGGCGACGGCGAACTGTCGCTGGCCTTCACCTTCAACCCCTCCGAGCCCGCCGCCGCGGTGGCCGCCCATCGGCTGCCGCCGAGTACCCGCAGCTACGTGCTCGACGGCGGCACCCTGGGCAACGTGCACTTCGTGGCGATCCCCTTCAATGCCGCCCACAAGGCCGGGGCCATGGTGCTGGCCAACTTCCTGCTCTCGCCCGAGGCCCAGGCCCGCAAGCAGGACATCGCGGTCTGGGGCGATCCCACGGTGCTCGACATGGACGCCCTCACCCCCGAGCAGCGCGCGGCCTTCGACGTCGACGACGCCTCCCCCGCCCGGCTGCCGCCCGAGGCGCTGGGACGGCTGCTGCCCGAACCGCATCCCAGCTGGATGGAGGCCCTGGAGGCCGGCTGGCTGGCGCGCTATGGCGACGGCTGA
- a CDS encoding NAD-dependent succinate-semialdehyde dehydrogenase, with product MTLSNMLDDPRLFRQYAYVDGKWTHGDEGREDAVVDPATGEVLGHIPLLEAAQISAAVDAAEAAYVHWRALRADERCERLLAWYDLLQAHREDLALIMTREQGKPLPDARGEVEYGASFVRWFAEEGKRTFGETIPSHIPNAALGTLKEPVGIAALITPWNFPLAMITRKAAAAMAAGCPVIVKPAHETPFSALALAELAERAGIPAGIFNVVLGDAAEVSKLLCDEDRIKALSFTGSTRVGRLLIEQCAHTVKRVSLELGGNAPFIVGPDMDPKEAAYAAVAAKFQTAGQDCLAANRILVHESIHDAFVEQFAERMAALSVGNGLDGEVDLGPLIHRQAVEKAASIVDDAVSRGATLVAGDQNQAPGENFFMPTLLTGVTPQMKVWREENFAPVAGITAYRDDDEAIEMANDTEYGLAAYVYTHDIRRIWKLLRALEYGMVAVNSVKMTGPPVPFGGVKQSGLGREGGVTGIDEYLETKYYCLGALGSVSGS from the coding sequence ATGACGCTGTCCAACATGCTCGACGACCCGCGCCTGTTCCGGCAGTACGCCTATGTCGACGGCAAGTGGACCCACGGCGACGAGGGCCGCGAGGACGCGGTCGTCGATCCGGCCACCGGCGAGGTGCTGGGCCATATCCCGCTGCTCGAGGCGGCGCAGATCAGCGCCGCCGTGGACGCCGCCGAGGCGGCCTACGTGCACTGGCGGGCACTGCGCGCCGACGAGCGCTGCGAGCGTCTGCTGGCCTGGTACGACCTGCTGCAGGCCCATCGCGAGGACCTGGCGCTGATCATGACCCGCGAGCAGGGCAAGCCGCTGCCGGACGCCCGCGGCGAGGTCGAGTACGGCGCCAGCTTCGTGCGCTGGTTCGCCGAGGAGGGCAAGCGCACCTTCGGCGAGACCATTCCCAGCCATATCCCCAACGCCGCCCTCGGCACGCTCAAGGAGCCGGTGGGCATCGCCGCGCTGATCACGCCCTGGAACTTCCCGCTGGCGATGATCACCCGCAAGGCCGCCGCCGCCATGGCCGCCGGCTGCCCGGTGATCGTCAAGCCGGCCCACGAGACGCCGTTCTCGGCGCTGGCGCTGGCCGAACTGGCCGAGCGCGCCGGCATCCCGGCCGGCATCTTCAACGTGGTGCTGGGCGACGCCGCCGAGGTCTCGAAGCTGTTGTGCGATGAGGATCGCATCAAGGCGCTGTCGTTCACCGGCTCCACCCGGGTCGGCCGTCTGCTGATCGAGCAGTGCGCCCATACCGTCAAGCGGGTGTCGCTGGAGCTCGGCGGCAACGCGCCCTTCATCGTCGGCCCGGACATGGACCCGAAGGAAGCGGCCTATGCCGCGGTGGCGGCCAAGTTCCAGACCGCCGGTCAGGACTGCCTGGCGGCCAACCGCATCCTGGTGCACGAGTCGATCCACGACGCCTTCGTCGAGCAGTTCGCCGAGCGCATGGCGGCGTTGAGCGTGGGCAACGGCCTGGACGGCGAGGTCGACCTGGGCCCGCTGATCCATCGTCAGGCGGTGGAGAAGGCCGCCTCCATCGTCGACGACGCCGTCTCCCGCGGCGCCACCCTGGTGGCCGGCGACCAGAATCAGGCGCCGGGCGAGAACTTCTTCATGCCGACCCTGCTGACCGGGGTGACGCCGCAGATGAAGGTCTGGCGCGAGGAGAACTTCGCCCCGGTGGCGGGCATCACCGCCTACCGCGACGACGACGAGGCCATCGAGATGGCCAACGATACCGAGTATGGCCTCGCCGCCTACGTCTACACCCATGACATCCGGCGCATCTGGAAGCTGCTGCGGGCGCTGGAGTATGGCATGGTCGCGGTCAACTCGGTGAAGATGACCGGCCCGCCGGTGCCCTTCGGCGGCGTCAAGCAATCCGGCCTGGGCCGCGAGGGCGGCGTGACCGGCATCGACGAGTACCTGGAGACGAAGTACTACTGTCTCGGAGCGCTGGGCTCCGTTTCCGGGAGCTAG
- a CDS encoding ABC transporter permease, giving the protein MTPFERAIRPFPGLTLALLGLPVAAGLVGVVAPAFGWLPALGGETLTLAPWRALLQAPGLADMLRLSLVTGLASSLIALAIVTLFLGAFLGTRPLRWVQRLLAPLLAVPHAAAAIGLAFLLAPSGLASRLVSPWASGWQQPPDYLFPGDPAGLALIAGLVLKEVPFLLLMSLAALPQCRAEERLRVARSLGYGRLNAFLRAVLPGLYPLIRLPLYAVIAFAGSTVDVAIILGPSTPPTLAVAVVRWLNDPDLALRFQASAAALLQLGVTALSLLAWWLAERLVARLAAGWLIGGTRARGERLGRALAAGATALSILLLGASLMGLALWSLAAWWPFPAAWPSPMTLDAWRQGLASGSAPLADTASLGLASTLLALTLVLCCLEAETLRRRPLAPGTQLILYLPLLVPPVAFLYGLVQWQAQLGLAAGWLAAALGHALFVLPYVFLTLAESYRRLDPRWGQVAAALGASRARVFWRVRLPLLAAPIAVAAAVGFAVSVGQYLPTLLLGGGRLATLTTEAVSLASGGDRRLTAVFALGQLALPALGFVLAAGLPRWLFRHRVTPHSSTTAST; this is encoded by the coding sequence ATGACGCCGTTCGAGCGGGCGATCCGCCCCTTCCCGGGCCTGACCCTGGCGCTGCTGGGCCTGCCGGTGGCGGCGGGGCTCGTCGGTGTGGTGGCGCCGGCCTTCGGCTGGCTGCCAGCGCTGGGTGGCGAGACCCTGACGCTGGCGCCCTGGCGCGCCCTCCTGCAGGCCCCGGGCCTGGCCGACATGCTGCGCCTGAGCCTGGTCACCGGGCTCGCCAGCAGCCTGATCGCGCTGGCCATCGTGACGCTGTTTCTCGGCGCCTTCCTCGGCACTCGCCCCTTGCGCTGGGTGCAGCGCCTGCTGGCGCCGCTGCTGGCGGTGCCCCACGCCGCCGCGGCCATCGGCCTGGCCTTCCTGCTCGCCCCCTCGGGGCTCGCCAGCCGGCTGGTCTCGCCCTGGGCGAGCGGCTGGCAGCAGCCGCCGGACTACCTGTTTCCCGGCGACCCGGCAGGGCTAGCGCTGATCGCCGGGCTGGTGCTCAAGGAGGTGCCCTTCCTGCTGCTGATGAGCCTCGCCGCCCTGCCCCAGTGCCGCGCCGAGGAGCGCCTCCGAGTCGCGCGATCGCTGGGCTACGGGCGCCTCAACGCCTTCTTGCGCGCGGTGCTGCCGGGGCTCTATCCGCTGATCCGTCTGCCGCTCTATGCGGTGATCGCCTTCGCCGGCTCGACCGTGGACGTGGCGATCATCCTCGGCCCCTCGACGCCGCCGACGCTGGCCGTGGCGGTGGTGCGCTGGCTGAACGATCCTGACCTGGCGCTGCGCTTCCAGGCCTCGGCCGCGGCCCTGCTGCAGCTCGGCGTCACCGCCCTGTCGCTGCTGGCCTGGTGGCTGGCCGAGCGGCTGGTGGCGAGGCTCGCCGCCGGCTGGCTGATCGGCGGCACACGCGCCCGCGGCGAGCGGCTCGGGCGCGCGCTGGCCGCCGGGGCCACCGCGCTCTCGATCCTGCTGCTGGGCGCGAGCCTCATGGGCCTGGCGCTGTGGTCGCTGGCCGCCTGGTGGCCCTTCCCCGCCGCCTGGCCCTCGCCGATGACGCTCGACGCCTGGCGCCAGGGACTCGCGTCCGGCAGCGCACCGCTCGCCGACACCGCGAGCCTGGGGCTCGCCTCGACCCTGCTGGCGCTGACGCTGGTGCTCTGCTGCCTGGAGGCCGAGACCCTGCGTCGCCGACCGCTGGCGCCGGGGACGCAGCTGATCCTCTACCTGCCGCTGCTGGTGCCGCCGGTGGCCTTCCTCTACGGCCTGGTGCAGTGGCAGGCCCAGCTGGGGCTGGCCGCCGGCTGGCTGGCGGCGGCGCTGGGACACGCGCTGTTCGTGCTGCCCTACGTCTTCCTCACGCTTGCCGAGAGCTATCGCCGGCTCGATCCACGCTGGGGCCAGGTCGCCGCCGCGCTCGGCGCCTCGAGGGCACGCGTGTTCTGGCGGGTTCGCCTGCCGCTGCTGGCGGCGCCGATCGCCGTGGCCGCCGCGGTGGGCTTCGCCGTCAGCGTCGGCCAGTACCTGCCGACCCTGCTGCTCGGCGGCGGCCGGCTGGCGACCCTGACCACCGAGGCGGTGAGCCTGGCCAGTGGCGGCGACCGCCGCCTGACCGCGGTCTTCGCACTGGGCCAGCTGGCGCTGCCGGCGCTGGGCTTCGTCCTGGCTGCCGGCCTGCCGCGGTGGCTGTTTCGCCACCGGGTCACGCCCCATTCATCCACCACTGCTTCGACATGA
- a CDS encoding aminotransferase gives MTTHQDLIDRDRKVTFHASTHLRDFAHGDAPGRVITGGKGIHIVDKDGREFIDGFAGLYCVNIGYGRTEVAEAIYQQALEMSYYHTYVGHSNEPQIALSEKILELAGPGMSKVYYGMSGSDANETQLKIVRYYNNVLGRPQKKKVISRMRGYHGSGIATGSLTGLKAFHDQFDLPMDGILHTEAPYYYHRAAEQEGMTEREFSKHCATRLEEMILAEGPDTVAAFIGEPVLGTGGIVPPPEGYWDEIQAVLDKYDVLLIADEVVCGFGRIGADFGSHHYGIKPDLMTTAKGLTSAYQPLSAVIVGDRVWQVLEQGTGEYGPIGHGWTYSGHALGCAAGLANLAIIEREGLTANAAETGAYLQERMAATFGDHPIVGQARGVGMLASLEFSADPEKRAHFDPSLKVAPRIAAAAMEENLIARAMPQGDILGFAPPLVATRDEVDEIIARTERAVNKVTDELTREGVLQTA, from the coding sequence ATGACCACCCATCAGGATCTGATCGATCGCGACCGCAAGGTGACCTTCCACGCCTCCACCCACCTGCGCGACTTCGCCCACGGCGATGCGCCGGGCCGCGTGATCACCGGTGGCAAGGGCATCCACATCGTCGACAAGGACGGCCGCGAGTTCATCGACGGCTTCGCCGGCCTGTACTGCGTCAATATCGGCTATGGCCGCACCGAGGTGGCCGAGGCCATCTACCAGCAGGCCCTCGAGATGTCCTACTACCACACCTATGTGGGGCACTCGAACGAGCCGCAGATCGCCCTGTCCGAGAAGATCCTCGAGCTGGCCGGCCCCGGCATGTCCAAGGTCTACTACGGCATGTCCGGCAGTGACGCCAACGAGACCCAGCTCAAGATCGTGCGCTACTACAACAACGTGCTCGGCCGTCCGCAGAAGAAGAAGGTCATCTCGCGCATGCGCGGCTACCATGGCTCCGGCATTGCCACCGGCTCGCTGACCGGCCTCAAGGCCTTCCACGACCAGTTCGACCTGCCGATGGACGGCATCCTGCACACCGAGGCGCCGTACTACTATCATCGCGCCGCCGAGCAGGAAGGCATGACCGAGCGCGAGTTCTCCAAGCACTGCGCGACCAGGCTCGAGGAAATGATCCTGGCCGAGGGGCCGGACACCGTGGCCGCCTTCATCGGCGAGCCGGTGCTCGGCACCGGTGGCATCGTGCCGCCGCCGGAAGGCTACTGGGACGAGATCCAGGCCGTGCTCGACAAGTACGATGTGCTGCTGATCGCCGACGAGGTGGTGTGCGGCTTCGGGCGCATCGGCGCCGACTTCGGCAGCCACCACTACGGCATCAAGCCGGACCTGATGACCACCGCCAAGGGCCTGACCAGCGCCTACCAGCCGCTCTCCGCGGTGATCGTCGGCGATCGCGTGTGGCAGGTGCTCGAGCAGGGCACCGGCGAATACGGCCCGATCGGCCACGGCTGGACCTACTCCGGCCACGCCCTGGGCTGTGCCGCCGGCCTGGCCAACCTGGCGATCATCGAGCGCGAAGGCCTGACTGCCAATGCCGCCGAGACCGGCGCCTACCTGCAGGAGCGCATGGCCGCGACCTTCGGCGATCATCCGATCGTCGGCCAGGCGCGCGGCGTCGGCATGCTGGCCTCGCTGGAGTTCTCCGCCGACCCGGAGAAGCGCGCCCACTTCGATCCGTCGCTCAAGGTCGCGCCGCGCATCGCCGCCGCCGCCATGGAGGAGAACCTGATCGCCCGTGCCATGCCGCAGGGCGACATCCTCGGCTTCGCGCCGCCGCTGGTCGCCACCCGTGACGAGGTCGACGAGATCATCGCCCGCACCGAGCGTGCGGTGAACAAGGTCACCGACGAGCTGACCCGCGAAGGCGTGCTGCAGACCGCCTGA